In Saccharomyces paradoxus chromosome IV, complete sequence, the DNA window GACCACATCCTTAGTCTAGACAACGTCGCAATAAATGTGAAGAAAAGGGACACGGATTATCTCTATATTAGTTCGAGGGAAGAATTATACGACTCTTCATGTTCATCGGAAGACCCGGCAAATGATAGTTATGATAGCGATCGCAACATTCAAGAAGTCATTTACAGAGATGATGAATCAACAGACGAGGACGAGAGCTTACCAACTCCGGAtcgaaaaaggaagaaaattggtTCTAAAGCCTGCGAAATATTGGATTCTAGGAGAGTTGGTATAAAGGTACCAAAGTTACATGTTTGGTCTTTGAGCGGTAAACCGTTCAGTGTTATTGACGGGTTATGCACAAAGTCGCTCTACCAGTTGGGTGATGACATTGGTACTCCTGGAAGTTTAAGCTCAGGGTCAAGTTCAGCAAATTCACAGGGGgagcaaaaagaaaatccaaCTTTTGATAATGATGCTATGATAGCCGATCTTCTAAACATAGGCGGACTTGAAGTGGAGAAGGTATCCAATGGTCATAATGACCCCATGGGTGAggaatttcttgatattcCAAAGGGATCATTATCGCCTTTCAGAGGAAGAAATGATCGTTTGCAAGAGACAGACGCACTCTATGACCTGAAAAATACCAGAGTACAATAAGAACAGGGTCTGCTGTGGCAGCGAAGATCAACTTGGAATATCGTATGATGGGGTAGAGAGAAAATTTGGTAGTCAGAATGGACGGCTCCAGTTGAGAGAGAATCAAGAGGGGATTGAAGTGCAATTAACGAACTGGTCGATCATGTCAGCCCTTTTACCTATTACTGTGCTGTAACTATAAGAACGGCGgcatttattttatttttagtattttttatatatatgcgTATTCCAttgttcatttttttctattaactttcttatttatattttgtttcttgtaTAGAGTTTTGgttgaaaattgaaatcCCGACAAAATGGTAGCTCTCTGAGGCAtataataaacaaaaattgtAATAGGTGAACCGCCCAGCGGTATAAGCGCATTCCTTCCGTGGGGCCATTCATAATTATGAGAATGCAATTCTAAAACCGAGTAAATATCTTATGATCATTAAAATTATTAAACTATtatacaatttttttgttttattttaatttttatatacccatataaataataatattaattatAACCAAAGTGATTTCATTATGCTTGAGTGGAGGAAGAGTACTTGGTAACAGCTCTAGTACCTTCAGAGACAGCATGCTTGGCCAATTCACCTGGTAAGATCAATCTAACAGCGGTTTGAATTTCTCTAGCAGAGATAGTAGACTTCTTGTTATAGGCAGCCAATTTAGAAGCTTCAGTagcaattctttcaaagatatcGTTAACGAAAGAGTTCAAAATAGACATGGACTTCTGGGAAATACCAGTGTCTGGGTGAGTTTGTTTCAAAACCTTGTAAATGTAAGAAGAGTATGTTTCCTTTCTAGCTTTGCTTCTCTTTTTACCATCGGTGGAAGTAGAAGTCTTTTTAGCAGCTGGCTTCTTTTCAGCTGGGGCTTTAGAGGCTGGTTTCTTTTCGGCTTTAGCAGACATTATATGTGTGTATGGTTTGTTTGTGGTTTCGCTTGTTTACGTAGGAGATATATACTacgaaaaaatttaaaatgtaaataaaagagaCGTATATTTAACAAAACAAATCATCCGAGATGATCGAACCCTGTTGTTTATATACATCAAAAAAACTGAGATGCCCCTTTCTTCTAAACGTTACAAGATAACAAACCAAAGTAGTATTTGCCACTACTAAGGCTAATTCTCTTGATTTATCTCCATCGTTCTCCTTTTTTCGCGCGCTGCACCCTTTCACCCgcgaaaaaaagagaacaGGCTTCCCTTTCGGGCGACGAAGAGCGTCTAACCATAGTTAACGACCCAACCgcgttttcttcaaatttgaacTCGCCGAGCTCACAAGTAATTCATTTGCGCTgttccaaaattttcgcCCCACTGTGCGAAACTATTGGAATGGATTGTATTTGGTGGCTCAAAAAACAGCAAAATAGTTAACTAATTGTCACTGAAGAAACGCGCGTAGGGATATATGGTTTCTCGTGCTGTTACTCGTTATTGCTCACCTTATTGACTTCAAAACCTTTTCTCCCCCCTTCTCCGTTCACGAAACCAGTCAGTGAATTGTTAATGTTAGCAGTAGGTCTTGgtctaaaaaaaatatataaataagaGGCTTGATCTGTTTGTAGATTTTCTGACCTTGTTTAACTATCCtcttatttttgctttcgTTCTTACATTCTCTCTTGATATTACAACGTCATACAGATTTGGTTATTTCCACGCAAATAAACAAGTTCAAAACAAACAAATTTCATacatataatataaaatgTCCGGTGGTAAAGGTGGCAAAGCTGGTTCAGCTGCTAAAGCTTCTCAATCTAGATCTGCTAAGGCCGGTTTAACATTCCCAGTCGGTAGAGTGCACAGATTGTTAAGAAGAGGTAACTACGCCCAAAGAATCGGTTCTGGTGCTCCAGTCTACTTGACTGCTGTCCTAGAATATTTGGCCGCTGAAATTTTAGAATTGGCTGGTAATGCTGCTAGAGATAACAAAAAGACCAGAATCATTCCAAGACATTTGCAGTTGGCCATCAGAAATGATGACGAATTGAACAAGCTATTGGGCAACGTTACCATTGCCCAAGGTGGTGTTTTGCCAAACATTCATCAAAACTTGTTGCCAAAGAAGTCTGCCAAGGCTACCAAGGCTTCTCAAGAATTATAAGATCGGTTCTGGTATTTTAAAGAAGGCAGAAGGAAGTAAACTGCTTCTCCATTTGTAACTATATTAAGTGTCTATTAGGCCTTTctgtttttcctttttatttttttctatatataaTTTATTGGGTATATAATTAACGGTAACATATGTCATGCATGATATAAAATTTCTATTGTGCCTTTCCATTTTCACTGTTGCTCTGTTTGCTACTCAATCGTGTTCAATTAAGTAACAGTGCTCAATGATACGGGAACGATTACAGAACATAATCTGTGCTTTGTTCTCTTTGATTGTGTGACGAATTTTTTACatccaaaggaaaaaagctCAAGATTGCGCGATTCTGTCACGCAGAACCGTCCGCAGCAGCCCGCGGTTTCTGTCCTTATTCGCCcattttttctgattttcaactttttcactCTGGCTAGTTTTAttacatatatttatatatatatatatatacgcACGAATTTCTGGAAAGAACTACATAATTCAACAGGAGTGAAatctttgataaagaaacaaCACACATTTCTCTCGTAAAGACATCCATACAACATCAATTACAACAATAATGTCTAGCTCAGAATCCATTAGAATGGTCCTAATTGGTCCACCAGGTGCCGGTAAAGGCACTCAAGCTCCAAACTTGCAAGAGCGTTTTCACGCCGCTCACTTGGCTACCGGTGACATGTTGAGATCTCAAATCGCAAAGGGTACTCAACTAGGTTTGGAAGCTAAGAAGATTATGGACCAAGGTGGTTTGGTCTCAGATGACATTATGGTCAACATGATCAAGGATGAATTGACCAATAACCCAGCTTGTAAGAACGGTTTCATCTTGGATGGTTTCCCAAGAACTATCCCTCaagctgaaaaattggacCAAATGTTGAAGGAACAAGGGACTCCTTTAGAAAAAGCCGTCGAATTGAAGgttgatgatgaattgCTGGTTGCCAGAATCACCGGTAGATTAATTCACCCAGCCTCTGGTAGATCTTATCACAAGATCTTCAACCCACCAAAAGAAGACATGAAGGATGATATTACTGGTGAAGCTTTAGTTCAAAGATCAGATGACAATGCAGGCGCCTTGAAGAAGAGGTTAGCTGCTTACCATGCTCAAACCGAACCAATTGTCGACTTTTACAAGAA includes these proteins:
- the HTB1 gene encoding histone H2B (Histone H2B~similar to YDR224C), with translation MSAKAEKKPASKAPAEKKPAAKKTSTSTDGKKRSKARKETYSSYIYKVLKQTHPDTGISQKSMSILNSFVNDIFERIATEASKLAAYNKKSTISAREIQTAVRLILPGELAKHAVSEGTRAVTKYSSSTQA
- the ADK1 gene encoding adenylate kinase ADK1 (Adenylate kinase, required for purine metabolism~similar to YDR226W), with translation MSSSESIRMVLIGPPGAGKGTQAPNLQERFHAAHLATGDMLRSQIAKGTQLGLEAKKIMDQGGLVSDDIMVNMIKDELTNNPACKNGFILDGFPRTIPQAEKLDQMLKEQGTPLEKAVELKVDDELLVARITGRLIHPASGRSYHKIFNPPKEDMKDDITGEALVQRSDDNAGALKKRLAAYHAQTEPIVDFYKKTGIWAGVDASQPPATVWADILKKLGKN
- the HTA1 gene encoding histone H2A (Histone H2A~similar to YDR225W), which produces MSGGKGGKAGSAAKASQSRSAKAGLTFPVGRVHRLLRRGNYAQRIGSGAPVYLTAVLEYLAAEILELAGNAARDNKKTRIIPRHLQLAIRNDDELNKLLGNVTIAQGGVLPNIHQNLLPKKSAKATKASQEL